A window of the Branchiibius hedensis genome harbors these coding sequences:
- a CDS encoding DUF1269 domain-containing protein: MTKNIVLISWDDSSKAYEAFSKFKDLDAGTIRINSSAVVERGTDGQLKVTDGQDNVIGIGTLGGSTIGLLLGVLGGPLGVLLGGATGGLIGSLADLDRGEASDSVVSSAGRAIPAGRTAIVAEVEETSNDTLDEFASQNGATVLRRSEEDVLDEIADADEAADAAAAAAEEKLHEAHKAERKAKRDEKIANLKAKLRHD; the protein is encoded by the coding sequence ATGACCAAAAACATCGTGCTGATCAGCTGGGACGATTCCAGCAAGGCCTACGAGGCGTTCAGCAAGTTCAAGGATCTCGACGCGGGGACGATCCGCATCAACAGCTCTGCCGTTGTCGAGCGTGGGACCGACGGTCAACTGAAGGTCACCGACGGTCAGGACAACGTGATCGGGATCGGCACCCTGGGCGGCAGCACCATCGGCCTGCTGCTCGGCGTCCTCGGCGGTCCGCTCGGGGTGCTCCTGGGTGGCGCCACCGGTGGCCTGATCGGGTCGCTGGCGGACCTGGACCGGGGCGAGGCTTCCGACAGCGTGGTGTCCTCCGCTGGTCGGGCCATTCCGGCCGGTCGCACCGCGATCGTCGCCGAGGTCGAAGAGACCTCCAATGACACCCTCGATGAGTTTGCGTCCCAGAACGGCGCCACCGTGCTGCGCCGCTCCGAGGAGGACGTGCTGGACGAGATCGCCGACGCCGACGAGGCTGCTGACGCCGCGGCTGCTGCCGCCGAGGAGAAGTTGCACGAGGCCCACAAGGCCGAGCGCAAGGCCAAGCGTGACGAGAAGATCGCCAACCTGAAGGCCAAATTGCGCCACGACTGA
- a CDS encoding YbaK/EbsC family protein — MSLDTVRAYFAALGREGELLVTPGSSHTVADAAAAFGVEPARIAKTLAYKGETDDSCELIVLAGDARSDNALFKSRFGRKASMLKPEVVLTLTGHPVGGVCPFANPPGATVWLDTSLQRFETVFPAAGSPDSAVELTLPDLERLSHAAGWVTVSKLPEN, encoded by the coding sequence ATGTCGCTCGACACCGTCCGTGCCTACTTCGCCGCGCTGGGTCGCGAGGGTGAACTGCTCGTGACGCCCGGTTCCAGCCACACGGTCGCCGACGCCGCGGCCGCGTTTGGTGTCGAACCGGCCCGGATCGCCAAAACGCTTGCCTACAAAGGCGAGACCGACGACAGCTGCGAACTCATCGTGCTGGCCGGCGACGCCCGCAGCGACAACGCGCTGTTCAAGAGCCGCTTCGGCCGCAAGGCCAGCATGCTCAAACCAGAGGTCGTCCTGACGTTGACCGGCCACCCGGTCGGCGGCGTCTGTCCGTTCGCGAATCCACCGGGCGCAACGGTATGGCTGGACACCTCGCTGCAACGCTTCGAGACCGTGTTCCCCGCGGCCGGCAGCCCGGATTCCGCCGTCGAACTCACCCTGCCCGACCTCGAGCGACTGTCGCACGCTGCCGGCTGGGTGACCGTCAGCAAACTGCCGGAGAACTAG
- a CDS encoding response regulator transcription factor, whose translation MISPVRIVLVDDDPMVRTALGMILGGDPSLQVVGEAADGQEALEVVAALDPDVVLMDIRMPRMDGLTATQELLRRQPPPRVIVLTTFDTDDMVVRALQIGAAGFLLKDTPPARLVEAVRSVAAGASTLSPQVTAALVASVSGSGASNPALGELSEREREVAEAIARGLSNAEIAAELYMSLATVKAHVGRILTKLGVDNRVQIALAVRG comes from the coding sequence GTGATCTCGCCCGTGCGCATCGTGCTCGTCGACGACGACCCGATGGTGCGTACGGCGCTGGGCATGATCCTCGGGGGCGACCCGTCGCTGCAGGTCGTCGGTGAAGCCGCTGACGGGCAGGAGGCGCTGGAGGTCGTTGCTGCGCTGGACCCGGACGTCGTGCTGATGGACATCCGGATGCCCCGCATGGACGGGTTGACCGCAACCCAGGAATTGTTGCGTCGGCAGCCGCCGCCGCGGGTGATCGTGCTGACCACCTTCGACACCGACGACATGGTGGTGCGGGCTCTGCAGATCGGCGCTGCCGGATTCCTGCTCAAGGACACCCCACCGGCGCGCCTGGTGGAGGCGGTGCGTTCGGTAGCGGCCGGTGCCTCCACGCTGTCACCACAGGTCACCGCGGCGCTGGTCGCCTCGGTCAGCGGTTCGGGTGCCTCGAATCCGGCGCTGGGCGAGTTGTCCGAGCGGGAGCGGGAGGTGGCCGAGGCCATTGCGCGCGGGCTGTCGAACGCGGAGATCGCCGCTGAGCTCTACATGTCGCTGGCCACGGTCAAGGCGCACGTCGGCCGGATCCTGACCAAACTCGGGGTCGACAACCGGGTGCAGATCGCGTTGGCGGTCCGGGGCTAG
- a CDS encoding sensor histidine kinase, which translates to MSSLPARTPWGIAWRFVLALLVGALSWVAFFPQEQASDLVNLWLMVGDPLIGVLSLIGALRWVRRYPVAVGLITSAVACVAPVAGGAASYALGSVSTRRRWSEIAVVGVANVLSGIVAGRLYNRIEDASPWWSDLLIGVLVTAVVIAVGVAVGQRRELVANLREQVASAQREQAVREDAARAGERTRIAREMHDVLAHRISLVAMHAGALAYRPDLTETERSTAARTIEENAHQALQELRDVLGVLRDPASGLDAPEGPQPLIGDIPSLVAESQAAGVRIELEQRVTGEPPATISRTAYRVVQEGLTNARKHAPDTAVQVLVDGAPEDGVSIVVANPLPLSRNGSQLPGAGMGLLGVSERVSRVGGTVSHGPERGDFRLAVWLPWST; encoded by the coding sequence ATGTCCTCCCTGCCGGCCCGCACCCCCTGGGGTATCGCGTGGCGCTTCGTGCTCGCCCTGCTCGTGGGTGCGTTGTCGTGGGTGGCCTTCTTCCCGCAGGAGCAGGCGTCGGACCTGGTCAACCTGTGGCTGATGGTCGGCGATCCGTTGATCGGCGTCCTGTCTTTGATCGGGGCGCTGCGGTGGGTGCGGCGCTATCCGGTCGCGGTCGGGCTGATCACCTCGGCGGTGGCGTGCGTTGCGCCGGTCGCGGGCGGCGCCGCGTCGTACGCGCTCGGGTCGGTGTCAACCCGGCGGCGCTGGAGCGAGATCGCCGTGGTCGGTGTCGCCAACGTGCTGTCCGGGATCGTCGCGGGGCGCCTCTACAACCGCATCGAGGACGCCTCGCCGTGGTGGTCCGATCTGCTGATCGGGGTCCTCGTGACCGCGGTGGTGATCGCGGTCGGTGTGGCTGTCGGGCAGCGGCGGGAGTTGGTGGCCAACCTGCGCGAGCAGGTCGCCTCGGCGCAGCGCGAGCAGGCGGTGCGCGAGGATGCGGCGCGCGCCGGTGAGCGCACTCGGATCGCGCGGGAGATGCACGACGTTCTGGCCCACCGGATCTCACTGGTCGCCATGCACGCCGGCGCGCTGGCCTACCGACCGGATCTGACGGAGACAGAGCGCAGTACGGCGGCCCGCACCATCGAGGAGAACGCCCACCAGGCGTTGCAGGAGTTGCGCGACGTACTGGGCGTGTTGCGCGACCCGGCGTCCGGTCTGGATGCACCTGAGGGACCGCAACCCCTGATCGGAGACATCCCATCGCTGGTCGCCGAGAGCCAGGCGGCCGGCGTACGCATCGAGTTGGAGCAGCGGGTCACCGGCGAGCCGCCGGCGACCATCTCCCGCACGGCGTACCGCGTGGTCCAGGAGGGCCTGACCAACGCACGCAAACACGCCCCCGACACGGCGGTCCAGGTCTTGGTCGACGGCGCCCCCGAGGACGGCGTCAGCATTGTGGTGGCCAACCCACTTCCTCTGTCCCGCAACGGTTCTCAGCTTCCGGGCGCGGGGATGGGGTTGCTCGGGGTCAGCGAACGCGTCAGCCGGGTCGGGGGAACGGTCAGCCACGGGCCTGAGCGGGGCGACTTCCGGTTGGCCGTGTGGTTACCGTGGTCGACGTGA
- a CDS encoding ABC transporter ATP-binding protein, whose protein sequence is MIVTENLTKRYGAMTAVDDVSFVARAGAVTGFLGPNGAGKSTAMRMMTALTPPTSGRALVLGREYRDIPNPGRHVGVMLDASAQHVGRTGGEVLRLVAMQLGLGKDAVPAALARVGLSAKEADRRVRNYSLGMRQRLGLAGALLGDPQVLILDEPANGLDPQGIHWMRTLLRDFADRGGTVLLSSHLLHEVEIVADELVMIGNGRIVAQGSKAELLGSRGSIARSLDAPALAGALVAAGFEARPDRDAVHTAASTDEVGRAALASGVVLTELRAAGSDGLEEMFLQLTADHAREGDAR, encoded by the coding sequence ATGATCGTCACGGAGAACCTCACGAAGCGGTACGGCGCGATGACCGCCGTCGACGACGTGTCGTTCGTGGCCCGCGCGGGAGCCGTCACCGGCTTCCTCGGCCCGAACGGTGCCGGCAAGTCGACCGCGATGCGGATGATGACCGCCCTCACCCCACCCACCAGCGGCCGCGCCCTGGTACTCGGCCGCGAGTACCGCGACATCCCCAACCCGGGGCGGCACGTCGGCGTCATGCTGGACGCGTCCGCGCAGCACGTCGGTCGCACCGGCGGTGAAGTGCTGCGACTGGTGGCGATGCAGTTGGGGCTGGGCAAGGATGCCGTGCCCGCTGCCCTGGCCCGCGTCGGCCTGAGCGCCAAGGAAGCCGACCGGCGGGTGCGCAACTACTCCCTGGGGATGCGCCAGCGACTCGGTCTGGCTGGCGCGTTGCTCGGCGACCCGCAGGTCCTGATCCTGGACGAACCCGCCAACGGCCTTGACCCGCAAGGGATCCACTGGATGCGGACGTTGCTGCGCGACTTCGCCGACCGCGGGGGCACCGTGCTGCTGTCCTCCCACCTCTTGCACGAAGTGGAGATCGTCGCCGATGAGCTGGTGATGATCGGCAACGGACGGATCGTCGCGCAGGGCAGCAAAGCCGAATTGCTCGGCAGCCGCGGCTCGATCGCGCGGTCTTTGGATGCCCCGGCGCTCGCGGGCGCTCTGGTCGCGGCTGGCTTCGAGGCGCGTCCGGACCGGGACGCGGTGCACACAGCCGCCAGCACCGATGAGGTGGGGCGTGCCGCTCTGGCAAGCGGCGTCGTACTCACCGAATTGCGGGCGGCAGGCAGCGACGGACTGGAAGAGATGTTCCTACAACTCACGGCGGACCACGCCCGGGAAGGCGACGCACGATGA
- a CDS encoding ABC transporter permease has translation MTTDTQTTPPITSGEMGGDRTPMTRLIEVELRKMVDTRAGRWMLIAMGVLVIVVTGSLLIWGHPQEMTFKGFLGLNTLVLGVIMPIIGVMAGTAEWTQRTGLVTFTLEPRRGRVIVAKVVAAIVLGLLVIAIAIAASAIAQVIAGGVRGADGGWDGSVGLLLGVIVGLLIFVLQGLAFGFAFLNTPLAIVATFVLPTIWTAASSLATWLDKAAVWLDLNRVTGPLLDGELHGSDWAHLATGAAVWVGIPMAIGVWRVLHREVK, from the coding sequence ATGACGACCGACACACAGACCACCCCGCCCATCACCTCGGGGGAGATGGGCGGGGACCGGACCCCGATGACCCGACTGATCGAGGTCGAACTGCGCAAGATGGTCGACACCCGGGCCGGCCGCTGGATGCTGATCGCGATGGGCGTGCTCGTCATCGTGGTCACCGGCAGCCTGCTGATCTGGGGTCACCCGCAGGAGATGACCTTCAAGGGTTTCCTCGGGCTGAACACCCTGGTGCTGGGCGTGATCATGCCGATCATCGGCGTGATGGCCGGGACCGCCGAATGGACCCAGCGCACCGGGTTGGTCACCTTCACGCTGGAACCGCGCCGCGGCCGGGTGATCGTCGCGAAGGTTGTCGCGGCCATCGTCCTGGGCCTGCTGGTCATTGCCATCGCCATCGCGGCGTCCGCGATCGCGCAGGTCATCGCCGGTGGGGTGCGCGGCGCCGACGGCGGCTGGGACGGCAGCGTCGGTCTGCTGCTGGGGGTGATCGTGGGTCTGCTGATCTTCGTGTTGCAGGGTCTGGCCTTCGGTTTCGCCTTCTTGAACACCCCGCTGGCCATCGTGGCGACCTTCGTGCTGCCGACCATCTGGACCGCTGCGTCCTCGCTGGCCACCTGGTTGGACAAGGCGGCCGTCTGGTTGGACCTGAACCGGGTCACCGGTCCGCTGCTGGACGGCGAGCTGCACGGCTCGGACTGGGCACACCTGGCGACCGGAGCGGCCGTCTGGGTCGGCATTCCGATGGCGATCGGGGTCTGGCGGGTGCTGCACCGCGAGGTGAAGTAG